One genomic region from Erythrobacter mangrovi encodes:
- a CDS encoding DUF411 domain-containing protein translates to MNLTKDSRPLRRSLAASLLLALAACSNAAQAATYTMFRDAGCGCCLSWAGHVEHGLEAEVASVDTDDMAALKTAKGVPQDLWSCHTMEVDGYIIEGHVPADAVAKLLRERPEGVAGLAVPGMPLGSPGMEVGEQVQPYDVIAFGPGGRSVFASYP, encoded by the coding sequence ATGAACCTCACGAAAGATTCGAGACCGCTACGCCGTTCGCTGGCGGCCTCGCTCCTCCTCGCCCTTGCAGCCTGCTCGAATGCAGCGCAGGCCGCGACCTACACGATGTTCCGCGACGCAGGATGCGGCTGCTGTCTCAGCTGGGCCGGTCACGTCGAACATGGGCTCGAAGCAGAGGTCGCCTCGGTCGACACCGACGACATGGCTGCGCTCAAGACAGCCAAGGGTGTGCCACAGGATCTGTGGTCGTGTCACACGATGGAAGTCGATGGCTATATCATCGAAGGCCACGTGCCGGCCGATGCCGTCGCGAAGCTATTGCGCGAACGCCCCGAAGGCGTTGCTGGCCTGGCTGTGCCCGGAATGCCGCTTGGCTCGCCCGGAATGGAAGTCGGAGAGCAGGTGCAGCCCTATGATGTCATCGCCTTCGGCCCAGGCGGGCGGAGCGTGTTCGCATCCTACCCGTGA
- a CDS encoding class I SAM-dependent methyltransferase: protein MKSAAVPSKEREFTPPLGKSWLTPFYDRAIAIFTRESRWRRAIVEEAVLVPGDKVIDVGCGTGTLLRALMASCPEAGFIGVEPDPAALAIAQRKFGAGVDMVRWHNGFLDSLELSDGWQPDKIVSSLVLHQVPVSQKRAILEQIENLLAPGGMALIADYMGQDAPVMRALFRSSVQLLDGVKDTQPSADGAVEKLLAEIFADAELLDRIHTATGTISLWRGIKKGNVQ from the coding sequence ATGAAAAGCGCGGCAGTTCCGTCAAAAGAACGCGAGTTCACTCCGCCGCTGGGCAAAAGCTGGCTCACGCCGTTCTATGACCGCGCGATCGCAATCTTTACGCGCGAGAGCCGGTGGCGCCGCGCGATCGTCGAAGAGGCCGTATTGGTGCCGGGCGACAAGGTCATCGATGTCGGGTGCGGCACCGGGACCTTGCTCAGAGCGCTGATGGCCAGCTGTCCCGAAGCCGGCTTCATCGGCGTTGAGCCAGACCCCGCCGCGCTGGCGATCGCGCAGCGCAAATTCGGTGCCGGAGTCGATATGGTCCGGTGGCACAACGGCTTTCTTGACAGTCTCGAGCTTTCCGACGGCTGGCAACCAGATAAGATCGTCAGCAGTCTCGTCCTTCACCAGGTGCCCGTTTCGCAAAAACGCGCGATCCTCGAGCAGATCGAGAACCTGCTGGCCCCCGGGGGCATGGCGCTGATTGCCGACTATATGGGGCAGGATGCTCCAGTCATGCGCGCGCTGTTCCGTTCGAGCGTTCAGCTTCTCGACGGCGTGAAGGACACCCAGCCGAGCGCCGACGGAGCCGTCGAGAAATTGCTCGCCGAGATTTTCGCAGACGCCGAATTGCTCGATCGTATCCATACCGCGACCGGAACCATTTCTCTCTGGCGCGGCATCAAGAAAGGCAATGTCCAATGA
- a CDS encoding periplasmic heavy metal sensor, with product MKKFHLVLAVLLAALAGCLGALAADRWSNDDAEDSLHQFVHDELSLTADQEERLDALEARFAVEQARLEASARAANAQLAQAMETEHEYGPEVSAAIDEVHARMGELQKATVRHVFDMREILDPDQQLQFDRKVSAALTRDPRD from the coding sequence TTGAAGAAGTTTCACCTTGTCCTCGCGGTTCTGCTGGCGGCGCTCGCCGGATGCCTCGGAGCGCTTGCCGCCGATCGCTGGTCCAACGACGATGCGGAGGACAGCCTGCACCAGTTCGTGCACGATGAACTCTCGCTCACGGCTGACCAGGAGGAGCGGCTCGATGCGCTCGAAGCGCGTTTCGCGGTAGAACAGGCAAGGCTCGAAGCCTCTGCGCGCGCAGCCAACGCACAGCTCGCCCAGGCAATGGAAACCGAGCACGAATACGGGCCCGAAGTCAGTGCCGCGATCGACGAGGTGCATGCGCGCATGGGCGAATTGCAGAAAGCGACCGTGCGGCACGTCTTCGATATGCGGGAAATTCTCGATCCCGATCAGCAGCTCCAGTTCGACCGGAAAGTGTCCGCGGCCCTCACGCGCGATCCGCGTGACTGA
- a CDS encoding RNA polymerase sigma factor, which yields MDDTSNAALIGRAIAGDKRAFTTLVEHEIARLIALATRMLGSPSQAEDVVQDGLASVWLTRHRLDPSKPIGPYLTTIVLNKCRDKLRRRKVAGFLGLPSGREADAVADDAPNPENVAGAREQLRLVQVEIGRLPVRLQEALVLVTVEGYSQAEAAELLGTTEKAVETRIYRARNRLKERFENFEG from the coding sequence GTGGATGACACTTCGAACGCAGCGCTGATCGGGCGGGCAATAGCCGGTGACAAGCGGGCGTTCACAACTCTCGTCGAACATGAGATCGCCCGGTTGATCGCGCTTGCCACGCGTATGCTGGGTTCACCATCGCAGGCCGAAGATGTCGTCCAGGACGGTCTCGCTTCGGTCTGGCTGACACGGCATCGCCTCGACCCGAGCAAGCCCATCGGTCCCTATTTGACGACAATCGTTCTCAACAAGTGCCGCGACAAGCTTCGCCGGAGGAAAGTTGCGGGCTTCCTTGGCTTGCCGAGCGGCCGGGAAGCCGACGCCGTTGCCGACGATGCCCCTAATCCCGAAAATGTTGCCGGAGCCCGCGAACAGCTGCGGCTGGTCCAGGTCGAAATCGGGCGCTTGCCGGTGCGGCTGCAAGAGGCGCTCGTGCTGGTCACTGTCGAGGGGTACAGCCAGGCCGAGGCTGCCGAGCTGCTCGGCACCACGGAGAAGGCCGTCGAGACGCGCA